From Polynucleobacter difficilis, a single genomic window includes:
- a CDS encoding HIT family protein, which yields MTKPCPFCTLPPERIIDSNDLALVIRDGYPVSPGHSLVIPKRHIGSWFEITPEEQSAMLDLLGRAKAVLEEEFKPDGYNIGINDGPTAGQTVPHLHMHLIPRYKDDLKDPRGGVRWIIPGKAKYWE from the coding sequence ATGACTAAGCCCTGCCCGTTTTGTACCCTGCCGCCTGAGCGAATCATTGACTCCAATGATTTGGCTTTGGTTATTCGAGATGGCTATCCAGTTTCGCCTGGTCATAGCCTAGTAATACCCAAACGGCACATTGGCTCTTGGTTTGAGATCACGCCGGAAGAGCAAAGCGCCATGCTTGATCTTTTAGGAAGAGCCAAAGCAGTATTAGAGGAAGAATTTAAGCCGGATGGCTACAACATCGGCATTAACGATGGGCCTACTGCTGGTCAAACAGTGCCTCACCTTCATATGCACCTTATTCCCCGCTACAAAGACGATCTAAAGGATCCCAGAGGTGGCGTGCGGTGGATTATTCCGGGGAAGGCAAAGTATTGGGAATGA
- a CDS encoding HNH endonuclease, producing the protein MNSIPSAEDQLDFLTKVQRLFNESDFSSTYKYALLISLADLAIELGKDDDSELELSNRQIAERFIELYWQQSSPYKTSKANDSGVLYQNHGTQAAIIKAIQAFRDENSFNSPNAARHSKEYKKLITAVASTVAKQPINYLQNVGGGALPFLYERNTSSITLKKGVAYCLRRFQPLIQQLARSRWTNYIKKNAKNIPILGEKDDLNSFLFETSRKTLALVCKKLKVLYGCKCFYCNKATAELEVDHFIPFSLYPRDLMHNFVLACPSCNRSKSDSLAARVHLDRWVKAVMKNNDATTQIGEAVGVVANLETSLSIAQWSYDAASGGQVTGWVKAGEYHHLAG; encoded by the coding sequence ATGAACTCTATTCCAAGCGCAGAAGACCAACTGGATTTTCTGACCAAAGTTCAGCGGCTATTTAATGAGAGTGACTTTAGCTCGACGTATAAATACGCCCTACTCATATCACTCGCTGATTTGGCCATAGAACTTGGTAAGGATGATGACTCTGAGCTTGAGCTTAGCAATAGGCAAATTGCAGAGCGATTTATTGAGCTCTATTGGCAGCAATCTTCCCCATATAAAACATCGAAAGCTAATGACAGTGGAGTGCTCTATCAAAATCATGGCACTCAAGCTGCCATCATTAAAGCAATTCAGGCATTCAGGGATGAAAACAGCTTTAACTCCCCCAATGCAGCCAGGCATTCAAAAGAATATAAGAAGCTGATAACAGCAGTTGCCAGCACGGTGGCAAAGCAACCCATTAACTACCTCCAGAATGTCGGTGGCGGAGCCCTTCCATTTCTGTATGAACGTAATACCAGTTCCATCACCCTAAAAAAAGGAGTTGCTTATTGTTTAAGGCGCTTTCAGCCTTTAATACAGCAATTAGCTAGAAGTCGGTGGACTAATTACATCAAGAAGAATGCAAAGAACATACCAATTCTTGGAGAAAAGGATGATCTCAACAGCTTCCTCTTTGAGACATCAAGAAAAACATTGGCGCTGGTATGTAAAAAGCTCAAAGTACTGTATGGGTGCAAGTGCTTCTACTGCAATAAAGCTACAGCGGAGCTTGAAGTAGATCACTTCATCCCCTTCTCCCTTTATCCAAGGGATTTAATGCATAACTTTGTATTGGCCTGCCCTAGCTGCAATCGTAGTAAATCGGATAGCTTGGCAGCGAGGGTTCATTTGGATAGGTGGGTCAAAGCCGTAATGAAAAATAATGACGCCACAACCCAAATCGGAGAAGCGGTTGGTGTTGTGGCAAATCTAGAAACTAGCCTATCCATTGCTCAATGGAGTTACGATGCCGCGAGCGGCGGTCAAGTT